Genomic DNA from Chelonia mydas isolate rCheMyd1 chromosome 6, rCheMyd1.pri.v2, whole genome shotgun sequence:
CCTGCATgattggggaaggggggctggaaagatgaggcccccccccccatgactgCTCCAGAGACACCGACAGGCTGGCAACCCTGTAGGCagagcttgggggaggaggggagctgaaaCGGGGCCTGGTGCTTTTTGGGGGCTGAGCAGTGTTCCCTGGGGACAAGGAGATAGGTCCGAAATGGGGACAGCTAGGCCGGCGGGGGGGTGACCCCCCAAGGCCGGCTAGTGGGGTGCTTTTGCTTTAGCTGTCTGGGGCAGTGACAGATCCGCGCCCCCCCTCCCGGAGCTTTGTGCCCAGGCAGGGGGGTGGGTAGAGATGGGGGCTGCTGTTTGCCGTGTGGCTAAAATacccccctaacccccccccccacgcacactgCCGTGTGGCTAAAATacccccctaaccccccccccccacgcacacaccccCAGGCCTGTTCGGGCTTGAGCCAGGGCCGGGGAGGGAGGGCTGAGAGCCGGCCGGGATGGGGCGCGGGGTCTTGGAGTCTAAGCTGAGCCTGTCTAcacagctgctgggggctggggtgtgtgtctgtgtgtgtgtgttccccacAGCACGgatgaggcagggctggggtgcttGAATTCCCCATGTGACCCCCCCTGCATTAACCCCCCATGTGACCCCTGCATTTGCCCCATGCGACCACCCCTGCATTAACCCTTCTTGGTTGTGCAGGCCCCCCTTGTAACACACCCATGACCACAGTGCCCTTGTTGTTACCCCACGTGACCTTGCTTGACCCCCCTTTGGACCATATCCCCCCCCACCCGGGGTCTAGGCCCTGGGGGGGTCACTCCCTGGCTCAGAGCCAGGCAGCTTCCCTTCGATGCACACAGCCCTGTCTGCAGATCGGGGTTGGGGGGCTCAGAATCAGGGTTAACAGCAGGGGCTGTGCTataggggagctgtggggcaccCCGGTATCAGTAGTAGGAATGGGGGACCCTCTGCTataggggagctgtggggcaccCCAGTATGAGTGATGGGAATGCGGGACCCCTGTGCTGTGGGGGAGCTGCGGGTCACCCCAGTATCAGTGATGGGAATGCGGGACCGCTGTGCtatgggggagctgtggggcatcCCAGTATCAGTGATGGGCCTGGGGGCATGTCCCAGACCCCACGACCGGTACTCTGCCCCCCAGCTTTGGAGGAATCCCGCCGAGGAGCCCCTCCCTCCGACGtgccagacccccaggggtcccatTTCCTCCAGGGTCGGCTCCGGGGAGAGCCCCCCGTGTcctccagcagcccccacttctcCCTCCGCCCCCAGGTCCTTTGGTctcgggctgggggctctgcccggCTGCCCCGTCCTCTCTGCTTTCCCACCCCGCTGGCTCGGGCCCCGGTCAGTCGGtccaggaggctgggagccaggtttGAGCCCTGTTCCTtcgcagtgtagatgcagctggaCTGCTGCTCCGGGAGCTCAGGCAACACTGCCCCCAAGGCGTCGTCCAGCCAGCCGGGGCGAGAGTGGCCGTGTTTTGGGGGGCGCGAGGAAGCCTGGGAGACGGCTGAGTGGGCTCTGACCCCcccgctgcagtgtagacactggagcGCTTAAAGCAAGTGCTGCAATGTGGAAAGACCCTCCTCCCGGCTGCCCTGCAGGCAAACGGCACGCCCcctgctggggaaactgaggcacagccaggctTCATAGAAATATGACAACACATTCCTTTGAAGTTGAACTGAGAAGGGGGGGTCTTAGCCAGTGAGCTGGGGCCCCGCCACGACCTCTTCCCCTCGCCTGCCAGGGAATGAAGGGGCAGGGGACCCACCTTCCCCCATGGGTCAGCCAGGTTGGGGCACCCATCCCCCCGAGCTGAGGAAGGCAGGGAGCGATCCCGTAAGCATTTGGGGGGATTGGGGTAGGTTGGTCGCCATGCAAAGCTGGTCCTAACCCAGCCGTGTCTCTGGGGCTCCCCCAGATtggaaggccccctttggcctgaaCCCAACCCCAGGGCTGTATGCGTGCAGAGACCCGACTGCCCTTTTTGGGGAGGCCCCTTCACCCCCAGGACAGAGCCTTCCCTGCCTTGCCCTGGGGCACCCCAATATTAGAAATGGGaatgggggggccctgtgttATATGTGAGCCCTGAGGCACCCCAATATCAGAGATGGGAATGGGGGGCCCTGTGTTAtggggagccctggggcaccccaatattagagatgggaaaggggGCCCTGTGACACCCCAATATTAGAGATGGGAATGGGGGACCCTGTGTTATAGGGGAGCCCTGGGGCATCCCAATATTAGAGATGGGAATGGGGGTGCCATGTGTTATAGAAGAGCCCTGGGGCACCCCAATGTCTGTGGTAGAAGTGGGGGTTAACCTGTTGGTAATAAAGAGGAACTTGGGGGGACAGCACTATAagagggggtgctgtggggtacTGGGTGGAAGAGATGGGGGGCTGGCACGGTTAGAGAGGTGGGACACCTTGCTGGTTTTTGAGGTTCAAGGGAGGCAGCCCAGGACCCCCCCAGTAAGACAAAGCTTTGGGGAGCCCCAGAGGATTATGGGGGATCCCCAGAGAACCCCCCTGCCTCAATGTCAGACCCCAGACCTGGGTAACACAAAACCAGCCAAACCTTTATTGTTTCCAAACCGAAGAGAAGGTGGATTTCAGGGGGGCTGGTGGAGGGGGTTTGATCCCAGACAGGGAAGCGAGGGCTGTGtgctggggggccaggggagacatcctggggggggcaggagggggggtcaCTGTGCCCACCCCCCGATCTCACTGCACGGCCTGTTCGTTtgcgctgctgctggagtcttGGGGTTTCATGACGTCGGGGAGCTccggggggctggagaaggggtcGATGCGGAGAGCCTCGAAGGAGTCatctggaggaggagagagggtcAGAGAGGAAGGAGCagccccccaggctccccacggcctcttccccccaagcaCTCACCCCCGGCTCGGAAAGCCAGGCCCACCGTGGCCGGCGCCTGGGGCCGCGCCGTCTGGCTGGTGAAGCCGCAATCTCCCAGGGTCTTGCTGTCGTCGAGCAGCTGGTCATCCTGGGACGGAGAGAAGGGAGAGAGTGGAGCGGCGCAGCCTGAGACCCAaagatgcagccgcctctggggcgcGGCAGCTGGGGAACCGCCGCATATAACACGGCACGGG
This window encodes:
- the ELOB gene encoding elongin-B, with amino-acid sequence MDVFLMIRRHKTTIFTDAKESSTVYELKRIVEGILKRPPEEQRLYKDDQLLDDSKTLGDCGFTSQTARPQAPATVGLAFRAGDDSFEALRIDPFSSPPELPDVMKPQDSSSSANEQAVQ